One Microcaecilia unicolor chromosome 8, aMicUni1.1, whole genome shotgun sequence DNA window includes the following coding sequences:
- the LOC115476991 gene encoding pre-mRNA-splicing factor CWC22 homolog, with amino-acid sequence MKNSQSHIRTSTCERREGRSSWHRSSSPEGRYDEQERSLSPPQRNHSHHNKYDLERYTDRNEDTGEREQERSGKGRLRDSDGSKSRRSPPSPNRSQEKMAPPRSADSTEPPAKKKKKDDLDPILTRTGGAYIPPAKLRMMQQQITDKSSLAYQRMSWEALKKSINGLINKVNVSNIANIIHELLQENVVRGRGQLSRSVLQAQSASPIFTHVYAAVVAIINSKFPNIGELILRRLILNFRKGYRRNDKTLCLTASKFIAHLMNQNVAHEVLALEMLTLLLERPTDDSVEVAVGFLKECGLKLTQVTPRGVNAIFDRLRNVLHESEIDKRVQYMIEVMFAVRKDGFKDHLIIPEGLDLVEEDEQFTHMLPLEDEYNAEDVLNVFKMDPNFLENEEKYKVLKKEILDEGGSDSENDEAAGSSDEDSDDEEDEQGQKVTIRDETEINLVSFRRTIYLAIQSSLDFEECAHKLLKMEFPDSQTKELCNMILDCCAQQRTYEKFFGLLAGRFCMLKKEYMESFEDIFKDQYDTIHRLETNKLRNVAKMFAHLLYTDSIPWSVLECIILSEETTTSSSRIFVKIFCQELCEYMGLAKLNTRLKDETLQPFFEGLLPRDSPRNTRFAINFFTSIGLGGLTDELREHLKNAPKMIMTPKQDVESSDSSSDSDNSDSDGSSSSSDSSSNSDSKSNSDASKGKRNRYQRKKKSKESHKASSRKQASKRKEPEKKERRQHRSSSHSRRKSGKSKRHSDYGLHPKMSHCSSLLSR; translated from the coding sequence ATGAAGAACAGCCAGAGCCACATCCGGACTTCCACGTGTGAAAGAAGAGAAGGTCGTAGCTCCTGGCACCGAAGCTCCTCtcctgagggtagatatgatgaACAGGAGAGGTCCTTGTCCCCGCCGCAAAGAAATCATTCTCATCATAACAAGTATGATCTTGAGCGTTACACTGACAGAAATGAGGATACaggggagagagagcaagagagatcTGGAAAGGGACGACTGAGAGATTCTGATGGAAGCAAGTCCAGAAGATCACCTCCTTCTCCAAACAGAAGTCAGGAGAAGATGGCACCTCCCAGATCTGCTGATTCTACTGAGCCCCcagcaaagaagaagaaaaaagatgATTTGGACCCAATCCTCACCCGTACTGGAGGAGCTTACATCCCCCCTGCAAAGCTCAGGATGATGCAACAACAGATCACAGATAAAAGCAGTTTGGCCTATCAGAGGATGAGTTGGGAAGCGCTAAAGAAGTCAATCAATGGTCTCATCAACAAGGTCAACGTTTCAAACATAGCAAATATTATCCATGAGCTTCTTCAAGAAAATGTCGTTAGAGGAAGGGGCCAGCTGTCTAGATCAGTTCTGCAAGCACAGAGTGCCTCTCCCATCTTCACCCATGTTTATGCTGCAGTGGTGGCGATTATTAATTCAAAATTCCCAAATATTGGAGAACTGATTCTGAGGAGGCTCATTTTGAATTTTCGGAAGGGATACCGTAGGAATGATAAGACACTTTGCTTGACAGCTTCAAAGTTTATAGCCCATCTTATGAATCAGAATGTGGCTCATGAAGTTCTGGCCCTAGAGATGCTCACCTTGTTACTTGAAAGACCTACAGATGACAGTGTAGAGGTAGCAGTTGGATTTCTGAAGGAATGTGGACTTAAACTAACCCAGGTGACACCTAGAGGTGTTAATGCTATTTTTGACCGCCTTCGTAACGTTCTTCATGAATCTGAAATTGACAAGCGAGTTCAGTATATGATTGAGGTTATGTTTGCGGTGCGTAAAGATGGGTTCAAAGATCACCTGATCATTCCTGAAGGATTGGATCTAGTAGAAGAAGATGAACAGTTCACGCATATGCTACCTTTAGAAGATGAATATAATGCAGAAGACGTTTTGAACGTATTTAAGATGGATCCTAACTTTCTGGAAAATGAAGAGAAATATAAAGTCCTTAAAAAAGAGATTCTTGATGAAGGTGGCAGCGATTCAGAAAATGATGAGGCTGCTGGAAGCAGTGATGAGGATAGTGATGATGAGGAAGATGAACAAGGACAAAAAGTCACCATCCGTGATGAAACAGAAATTAACCTGGTTTCTTTTCGACGTACAATTTATCTTGCTATTCAGTCAAGTTTAGATTTCGAAGAATGTGCCCACAAATTGTTAAAGATGGAGTTTCCTGACAGCCAAACAAAAGAATTGTGTAACATGATACTTGACTGTTGTGCTCAACAAAGAACATATGAGAAGTTTTTTGGCTTGCTCGCTGGGCGTTTCTGCATGCTGAAGAAAGAGTATATGGAATCTTTTGAAGACATTTTTAAAGACCAATATGATACTATCCATCGTTTGGAAACAAACAAACTTCGAAATGTTGCCAAGATGTTTGCTCACCTTCTGTACACAGATTCAATTCCATGGAGTGTACTTGAGTGTATAATACTCAGTGAAGAAACCACCACATCATCCAGTAGAATTTTTGTCAAAATATTCTGCCAAGAGCTTTGTGAATATATGGGACTTGCAAAACTCAATACCAGACTAAAGGATGAAACGCTGCAGCCTTTCTTTGAAGGTTTGCTGCCTCGTGATAGCCCAAGAAACACTCGATTTGCCATCAATTTCTTCACATCTATTGGACTTGGTGGACTGACCGATGAATTACGTGAGCATTTGAAAAATGCACCAAAGATGATTATGACCCCAAAACAGGATGTAGAATCTTCAGATTCTTCCTCAGATTCAGATAACTCTGATTCTGATGGCTCCAGTTCATCCAGTGACAGTTCCTCCAACAGTGACAGTAAATCCAATTCAGATGCATCTAAGGGAAAAAGAAACAGATaccaaaggaaaaagaaaagtaaaGAATCCCACAAAGCATCTAGCAGAAAACAGGCCAGTAAAAGGAAAGAGcctgaaaagaaagagaggagacagcACAGAAGCAGCAGCCATAGCAGAAGAAAGTCAGGAAAATCAAAACGTCATTCTGACTATGGCCTGCACCCCAAGATGTCTCATTGTTCATCTCTTCTATCTCGCtga